The following is a genomic window from Candidatus Palauibacter scopulicola.
GCATGCGGAGACGGCTCGCGCTCGCGACCGCGTTCGGAACCGCGGCCCCGTTGCTCCTGCTCGACGAGCCGCTGGCCGGGCTCGATCCCGGTGGTCGGGCGGCCTTCGCCGAAGCCCTCGCCGACCACGCCGCCGACGGGGGGACCGCGGTGCTGTCCGCCCATGATCCCGTCTTCGCCGCCGCGCACTGCGACCGTGTCGCGTTCATCGTCGACGGGCGCTGCGCGGTGGTGGACACCCCGGCCCGGCTCCTGGAGCGCGTCGGCGCCCGCCCCCGCGTGGAGATCCGGTTCGCCGCCGGGCGGAGCCCCGACCCCGACACCCTGGACCCCGCGCCGGAGGACGTGCGCACGTCGGTCTGGGACGAGAGCGCGGTGATCCTCGAGGTCGAGGACCCGAGCCGGGCGCTTCCCGAGACGCTGGCCTGGGTCCTGCGCGGCGGGGCCTCCGTCGCCTCGGTCGCCGTCCGGGAACCCAGTCTCGCGGACGCCTTTGCGACGCTCACGGGCCGGCGTCTGGAAGAGAGTTCCGAGTGACGATCTGGCGCCTGGCGTGGCGCACGGCCCTGCGGCGGCGGCGGTTGTTCCTGTGGAACGTCGGGGTCCCGCTCCTCCTCCTCACGCCCGTGGCCCTCAGCGCGACCGCGGCGCCGCACCGGGTCGCCGTCTTCGGCGTATTCATCGTCTTCTTCGGAGCCTTCGGCTCGGCCATCCCCGCCGTGCGCGACGCCCGCGACGGGTGGCTCGATGAGATCCTTCGCACCGGCTACTCCGCACCCCGCTGGCTCCTCGAGCGCACGCTCGCGGGCACGACGATCGACGCGCTCCAGCTCGCGCCCGCGGTCCTCGTCCTCCTGTGGTCGGCCGGCGGCGCCGGTGCGGGACCCGTCGTCCTCCTGTCGGCCCTCGCGACGTTGTGGTTCGCGAACCTGCTCGGTCCCCTTGTGGCGGCCGCGGTGCGTTCGCTCGCCGAAGCGGCCCTCGCTTCCGCCGCGCTTTCCCTCCTCCTCCTGCACTTCGCCGGCTTCTTCCGGACCCCCGTTCCGGGCTGGACCTCCTTCGTCGCCGAGTGGAATCCGTACGCGCCGCTGCGGGCCGCGCTCACGGCGGGCACCGGCGGGATGCCCATGGACGCTTCCGTCTGGCTCCGCAGCCTTCTCGTCGCGGCCGGCGTGACCTTCGGGGCCGCGGTTTTGGCCTCGGATTGGAGCCGCCGCCTCCGCTGGCCGCGAACTCCCTAGTGCCGTTTGACTTTCCCCGTGGGCAGCCGCACCTTCTTGGCGCATAAGCGGGGTTCCGGACCTTCCGGCGGCCCCGACAACCTTGGATCAGCGTCGCCGAATTCCTCGTCCGTGGCCGATTCTCGCGGACTGCGTACATCCGGGCTTCGCAGCCGGGCGAGGCTGGTGCGAGCAGCGTGAACCGGCCGCAGCACGCCGTCCAACGGAGCGCCATGTATCGAGAGGTATTCGTCCCGGTCGATAACTCGCGCGAGTCGGACTGGGCCGTGGACCGGGCCATCGAACTCTGCGCTCGCTCCGGAGGCCGCATCACCGGCTCTCACGTCTACGCCGCGCGCCTCCACGACATCCGGTTTCGCCAGCTCGAGATCGGCCTCCCGGCCCAGTTCCAGGAGCCGGCGGAGATCCGCAGGCAGCGCAAGATCCACGACAAGCTGATCGAGAAGGGGCTTCAGCTCATCTCGGACAGCTTCCTGGACCAGCTCCACCGCCGCTGCTCCGAAGCCGGCGTGACCCTCACGCGGCAGCTTCTCGAGGGCATCAACTACGAGGAGATCATCAACGAGGCGAACCGCGGCGGCGGACGTCTCCCGAGCCTCATCGGTTTCGACCCGAACATCGCCCACAACTACGACGGCAGCGAGAAGCAGCGCGCGGACGTCAAGCTGGGCGAGAACGGCCGGCTCGTGGCCGAGGACGAAGAGCAGGAGGACAAGCTCGCCGGTACCTCCGGTCGCGACTACGACCTCGTCACCATCGGCGCCCACGGCCTCGGGCGGCAGGAACGGAGCCGCCTCGGCGGCGTCGTCGCGCGCGCGCTCCGCGGGATCGAGAAAGACGCGCTCATCGTCCGCGACGACCGGCCGCTGGAGGGTGGCAGGTGGCTCGTCGGCGTGGACGGGTCGGCGTACGCCTACAAGGGCCTGCGCATCGCGCTCGACATGGCCCGCGAATACGGCGCCAAGGTCTACATCGCGAGCGCCTTCGACGTGCAGTACCACCACGTCGTCTTCCACAACATCAAAGACGTGCTCTCGGTCCAGGCCTCGAAGGTGTTCAAGTTCGAGGAGCAGGAGGAGCTCCACAACAACATCATCGACAAGGGCCTGCTCCGCCTCTGCAAGGCGAACATCAAGCGGGCCGAGGTGATGGCGAGCGAGTATCCCGAGGTCGAGATCGAGACCCAGGTGCTGGTCGGGAAGCCGTTCGACGTGCTCCTCAAGTGGGCCGAGGAGATCGATCCATCGCTCATCGTCGTGGCCCGCCACGGCTCGCACCGCATCGAGGGCACGGACATCGGCTCGCAGGCCGACAACCTCGTCGCCCTCGCGGACGCGAACATCCTGCTCATCGGCACCGGGAACGTCCGGCCCGAGGAGATCCCCTGGATCGAGGAGGACGGCGAGGCCGGGCTCGAGTGGGCGCCCGAGGCGGAGGTGAGGATCCTGCGCGTGCCGCCGTTCGCCCTCGGGATCGCGCGCAAGGCCGTCGAGGAGTTCGTCCTCGAACACTACGGACCCGGGAGCCGCTACGCGGCCGCCTTCGTCCCGAATCCGAAGGACGAGAAGCAGTACCGGGCGGCTCGGCCGCCGGCGGACGGAGACGCCGTGGCCGGCAATGGGGCGAGCGGCACCGCGAAGGTGGCGCGTGACGCGCTGGAGACCGGCGCGGCGCCTTCGATCGCCGAGGTCGGAGAGGCCGCCAACGGGCGCGGGAACGCGGAGAAGACCGAACTCTGGAATCGCGACCAGCTGCCCGTCGTGACGAATGATCGCCTCGACGAGGCGATCAAGAAGCTCCTCCCGACCCACATGCAGCTCGTGATGGGGATCGGCGACGCGGAGGAACTCGCCCTCGCCGAGGTGAAGGCGGACGAGGCGATGAAGCGCACCGTGGTGGAGACGAGCGACGCCGACGCGTTCGAGGCCCCGCTTCCGGTGATGGCGAAGTGCCCGGTCACGGACAACCAGATCCCGCGCGACCGCACGGCCGCCGACCCGATCGTCTGGACGCACGAGGCGTTCGAGCGCCTGGGGCGCGTGCCGCTGATCGCCCGCCCCCTCGCCCGGAACACGGTGGAGCGCTTCGCCCGCGACCAGGGCATGTGGCGCGTGACCACCGTCGTCATGGACGAGAACAAGGACGCGATGATCGCGGCCGACGAGTTCGACCTCGACACGATGCTCGTGATGTTCAACGAGTTGAAGGCGAAGCAGGCGCGGGCCGAAGCCGCCGGCGTTGACGGCATGAGCGAGGAGATGAAGCGCTTCATCGAGGAGGCGAAGGCCTCCGGGGTGACGCGCTGTCCGATCCGCGACATCGAGCAGCAGGCGGCGGACTGTCCCGTCGACTTCAAGATGGTGTCGCCCGACGATGCCCGCGCGGCGGTCGAGAAGTTCGCGCGCACGGAGCTCGGGGACGAGTCGGAAGCGGACGCCCGTCCCGCTTCGGAGCAGGGGCCGCGCGCGAAGTGACCGGGGCCCCGCTGGCCGCGGAAGCCGTCGCGAACCGGAGCCCCGCCGTGCCCGGTTCGCTCTGGGACGGCGCCCCCGCCGCCGCGTCTCCGCGGGCCGAACCCGATGCCGCCATCCCGCACGTCGTCGCCTGGAACCTGACGCGCCGCTGCAACCTCGCCTGCGCCCACTGCTACATCTCCGCCGGGTCGTGGCATGCGGATGCGGACGAGCTCGATACCGCGGCCTGCTTCCGCGTCATCGATCAGATTCTCGAAACGAGTCCGTCCCCGCTCCTCATCCTCAGCGGGGGGGAACCGCTCGTGCGCTCCGACCTCGAGGCGATCGCGGCCTACGCCTCGGAACGCGGCGCCACCGTCACGGTGGGCACGAACGGCACCGGGCTCACCGACGAACGCATCGCCTCGCTGAAGGAGGCCGGCGTGCAGGGCGTCGCCCTCAGCGTCGACTCCCTTGAGCCGCGCTATCACGACCGCTTCCGGCACGGCGAGGGCGCGCTCGAAGACACCCTCGCCGCGGTCGACCGGCTGGCGGAGCACCGTCTCGACTTCCTCATCCAGTTCACGGTCACACGCGGGAACCGGGACGAACTCGATGCCATCGCCGCCTGGGCGGATGCGAAGGGCGCGGTCTGCCTCAACGTCTATTTCCTCGTCGAGACGGGCCGGGGAGAGGGAATGCGCGGCCTCGCCCCCGAAGAGAACGACGAGCTGGTGGCCCGGCTGGCGGAACTGCAGCGGGACTTCCGGGGGCGGCTCATGATCCGCTCCAAGTGCCAGCCGCAGCTCATGCGGCACGTGTACGAGCGGGACCCGGACTCGCCACTCCTGAACTACCGGACGCGCTGCCCGTGCGGCGTCCAGTACTGCCGCATCACGCCCGAGGGCAAGGTGACGCCGTGCCCCTACATGCCGGAGGTCGCCGGCGACCTCTCCGAGGCGTCGTTCGGCGAGATCTGGCGCGAGGCGACGGTCTTCCGGCTGCTGCGCGAGGGCGAACCGGGCGGCAAGTGCGGACGCTGCGAGTACCGTGCGCTGTGCGGCGGTTGCCGCGCCCGGGCTTACGCGGTGGACGGGGACCTGCTCGGTCCCGATCCTTCCTGCGGCTATGAGCCGGCGCCGGGCATCGCGGCCGCGATCGAGCCTCGCCGGCCGGTCACGTACGGCTCAGCGGTCGAGCGGAAGCTGCCGTGGAGCGCCGAGGCCTCCGCCCGGCTCAACGCCATCCCCAGCTTCGTGCGGGGCGTGGTGGCGCAACGGGTGGAAAAGTTCGCGCGCGAGCGCGGCCACGCCGAGGTGACGATCGACGCGATGACCGAGGTCCGCCGGGCCATGCCGGTGGACTTCTCGAAACGGATGCCCTTCTTCGCCCGGAGTCGGCGGAGCGCGGGACGGGGGGATAAGCGATGAAGCGCTGGTTGACCCGTGGCGTCGCGACGCGCGGCGTACTGCTCGCCGCCCTCGCGCTGGCGGTCGCCATCCCGCTCCTCGCGCAGGCGCCGGGCCCCGACTACGGGGAGTTCAACTTCCTCGGACTCGACCGCCGCGGCGCGGTCTGGATCGCGGCCCAGTTGCACCTCCTGTTCGCGGCCTTCGTGCTCGGCGTGCCCATGTTCGCCGTCGTCATCGAGGCGATCGGGATGTTCGGCGGGGATGAGAAGTACGACAAGCTCGCGAAGGAATTCACCCGGCTCCTGCTCGTGGCCTACAGCGCGACCGCGATCTGGGGCGCGATCCTCGTCTTCTTCCTCTCGACGCTCTACCCGCGCTTCTGGGGGTATCTGACGGCGATCTTCGCGCCGTCGATGTGGGTGTACGCGGGCCTCTTCTTCCTCGAATCGTTCACGCTCTACCTCTACTACTACGGGTGGGACGCGTGGAAGAAGGGCGCGGCGAAGAAGGCCCACTGGTGCCTGGGGATCATGCTCAACGTCTGGGGCACGATCGTCATGTTCATCGCGAACGGGTGGCTCACCTACATGATGAGCCCGCCGGAGGGACTCACGGCGGACACGGCCCCGCAGACCGTCCAGCTGTGGAGCGCGATCAACAACGCGACCTGGATGCCGATCAACATCCACCGGCTGCTCGCGAACGTGGTGTTCGGCGGCGCGATCGTCGGCGCCTACGCGGCGTACCGGTTCCTCACGAGCAAGACCGACGAGGAACGCGCCCACTACGACTGGATGGGTTACACGGGCAACCTGATCGCGATCGGCGCGCTCATCGTCCTCCCCTTCGCGGGCTACTGGCTCGGACGGGAGATCTACGAGTTCAGCCAGCAGATGGGCATCACGATGATGGGCGGCTTCATGAGCTGGCTCTGGATCATCCAGGCCTTCCTCATCGGCATCCTCTTCCTCGCGGGCAACTACTATCTGTGGATCGGGATGGGACGGATTCCGGGGGCGGAACGGTTCCAGCCCTACATCAAGTGGATGCTGCTCGTGCTGGTCCTCGGCGTGATCGTGTGGGCGACGCCGAACACGATGATCGCGGATCGCGATGAGATCGCGGCCATGGGCGGGATCCGGCACCCGTTCCTGCAGGTGCTCGGGGTGATGAGCGCGAAGAACACGGCCGTCAACCTGATGATCCTGACGACGTTCCTCTCCTTCCTAATGTACCGGAGGGCGAACAAGGATCCGGTGGTGCCGTGGGCGCGAGCGGGGACCATGCTGCAGGGGGCGGCCTTCGCGCTGTGCGCGGTCATCGTCGTGTTCTACGGCGTGTACGGCTATTTCGTGACCGCGATCGTGCGGATCGGCTTCTCCGTCTACCAGGTGCTCGCGGTCCTGGCGACGATCCTGTTCGTCATCGGGATCGACATGGCGATGCTGCGGGGCGCCCGCTCCCGGGGCGAGATCCGGTGGGGGCGGATGCCGGACCGGTCCCAGTACGCGCTCCTCATCCTCGCCGTCACGTTCACGTGGCTCATGGGGTTGATGGGATTCGCGCGCAGCGGGATCCGGCAGCACTGGCACGTCTACGAGGTGATCCGGGACACGAGCGAGCAGGCGTTCACGCCGGCGCTTGGGCCGGCGGCGACGATCATCAGCATCTGCGTGCTCATCTTCTTCGCGCTCGTCGGCCTCATCTTCTGGCTCGGCGGCCTGGCCGAACGCTCCGTGTACCGGGAGGCCGAGGCGAAGGTGAAGGCCGGACAGGAGGGGCGCGCCGCGCTCGGAGACCCGATGCCGGCGCCTTCCCTGGGCGACGTGGACTAGCCGTGGCCTGGAGCGGGGATGCGAGGACGGTGGCGCGAGGACGGGAAGACTAGATGACGAACCTGAAGATCCTGTTCACGGTCGTGGCGACGCTGGCGGTGTTCACCTTCGTGGCGAACGTGATCCCGCAGGTGCAGTCGGCGGTCCCGCGGGAGATCGTGCTCAGCGCGGACATGCCGCCGGAGGAGCTGGCGGCGATTGGAGAGGAGATCTACGCGGGGGCGGGCGGCTGCACGGCGTGCCACGGCCTCGGCACGCGCGCCCCGGACCTCCTCGGGGTGGTGGGCGGCGTGTGCGCGACGCGCGTCGCGGGGCAGAGCTGCAAGGACTACCTGTGGGAGTCTCTGGTCAACCCGACGGCCTACATCGTCGAGGGCTTCGACCCCATCATGATCGATCAGAGCATCGTTTCGTCGCAGGCCGAGTTGTGGACGCTCGTCGCCTTCCTGGAATCGCAGGGCGGCGAGATCACGGTGAGCGCCGACGACTTCGCCGCCGCGCTGGCGGCCGACGACGCGGCCGCGTCCGCGCCGCCGCCTCCGGTCGTCACCGACCCGAGCCAGGTCGACGCGGTCGCGCTGATCACGGCGCAGGGCTGCCTCGCCTGTCACGCGCTCGGCGGGGAGGGCGGCATGGTCGCTCCCCCCTTCGAGGAGCTGAGGGGACAGGATCCCGCCGTCGTCCTCGAGGGGATCGTGGATCCGATGGCGACGATCAACGAGGAATACTCGGCCTTCGCCGGAACGATGCCGACGATCTTCGGAGACCTCATGTCCCCGGTGGAACTCGACGTGCTGGTGGACTTCTTCGTGGGAGGCTCGGGAGCCGGCGCGGAGGCTCCCGGCGACGCGGCGGAAGTCCCGCCCGACAGCGCGGGAGGTAGCCGATGAAGCGTCACCTGTCCCATCCGTTCTGGCAGGGCGCGATCGTCATCGTCGTGTCCTACGTGGCGTTCGAGTGGGTGATCGGCTACGTGCTCCCGGTGATCGGCGTGGCGAGCGCTCCCGTGCCGAGTTCAGTCATCCTTCAGTACATGCTCACCGTCCTGGTGGGCATCGTCCTCTACATGAGCGCGGACGAGGCGCGCTGGAAGAGCTTCAAGAAGCCGATCCGCGAAACGATGGTCGCGGGCGACCGCAAGACGCTGCGGGGAATCCTCATGGTCGCGCTTCCGGTCCTCGTCGGCTGGCTCGCCTATCAGAACGTGAGGCCGAGCTACGCGGCGCCGGCCACGTTGCGCTCCGTGCACCCCGCGCCGCCGAACCAGCTCACCTTCCGCGGCGAAACGATCGAACTCACGGGGCTCGAAAATCCGCTCCACGAGGAAGGCTCCATGGAGGAGCACCTGGCGGTAGGCAAGCGGATCTACGTCCGCAACTGCGTGCCCTGCCACGGGGATCTGCTCGACGGCCAGGGCCACTACGCGCCGGTCTTCAACCCGGTCCCCGCCGACTTCACGAGTTCGGGCAACCTGCCCCAGCTCACGGAGAGCTACGTGTTCTGGCGCATCGTCAAGGGCGGCCCGGGCCTCCCGCGCGAGGGGACGCCGTGGGATTCGGCCATGCCGGCGTGGGAGACGATCCTCGAACAGGACGAGATCTGGGCGACGATCCTCTACCTCTACGACCAGACGGGGTTCACGCCGCGCACCTGGGAGGAAGAGGGGGAAGGGGGCCACGAATGATGGCGCTCCGCTGCAGGGCCTTCGGGCTGCTCGCGCTCGGCGGGTTCGCCATCCTCGCCGTTACCGCCTCGCCCCCGCTGGCGGCACAGGAAGATGCCGCCGCCGCGGGGAAGGTCGTGTACGACCGCTGGTGCGCCGAATGTCACGGCGAGACGGGGCAGGGGGATGGCTCCGCCGCCGCCTCGATGCTGCCGCGCCCGCGGGACTTCACGCAGGCGCTCTATCAGATCCGGACGACCGGAAGCGGGCAGCTCCCGACGGACGCGGACATCCGCTTCGCGATCGAGAACGGGCTGCCGGGTACGACGATGCCGGGCTGGCCCAACCTCACGGACGGGGAGATCGACGACCTCATCGTCTACCTGAAGAGCTTCTCGCGGTTCTTCGGCCAGGGTCCGGCCCCGGAGCCCCTGGATTTCGGCTCGGATCCCGGCGGCGGTCCCGCCGCGATCGAGGCGGGTGCGGCGGCGTACCTCACGATGCTGTGCGAGGAGTGCCACGGCCTGTCCGGGCGGGGCGACGGGACCTCGGCGCCGACGCTGGAGGACTGGCGCGGCCTGCCCATCCGCGCGGCCGATCTCACTGAGGCGTGGGTGCTGAACGGGGGCAGCAGCGTCGAGGACATGCACACCCGGATGCTGACGGGGCTGGACGGCACGCCGATGCCGTCGGCGATCGACGCCATGAACTCGGGCGTCGTCTCGCCCGACGAGGTGTGGCAACTCGCGCACTACCTCGCCTCCATGGGGCCGCGGGAGATGCCGCCGCTGCGCGAAGTGATCCGCGTGGGACGCGCCGAGGGCGGGCTGCCGGCCGATGGTGGGGAGGAAGCGTGGGCGGGCGTCGAGGCTTTCTACTTCCCGCTGTCGGGCCAGGTCGTGCAGCTGCCCCGCAACTTCGCGCCGACGGTCGACGGACTCTGGGTGCAGGGGCTTCACGACGGAAGCGATATCGCGCTGCGCGTGCAGTGGAATGACCCATCGAACAGCCCGGACCCGAACTGGGACGAGTGGCAGTACAAGATCACGGCCGCCCTCGACCTGGACGGCGCGGAACCCATCGCCCTCGACAGCGCCGGCGCGCCGGCCGTGCGGCCCCCGGACGCGGTGCTCCTGCAGTTCCCCTTCGAACCGCCGGAGGGCACCGACCGGCCGTACTTCCTGATGGGGGACGCCCGGGAGCCGGTCTACCTGTGGACGTGGGATTCGGACGCCGGCGTCGGTGCGGGGCGCGGCCGCGGCCTCGACTCCGTCGAACCGCTCGCGGAGGACCCGGTAACGGGAGAAGCGACGTGGGAGGAGGGGCGCTGGACGCTCTATCTCCGCCGCTCGATCGAAGTCGAAAGCGATGGCCTCGACTTCGCCGAGGGGACGCCGACGCCCATCGCGTTCCAGGCCTGGGACGGGTCCAGCGCCGAGGTCGGAAAGCGCAGTTCCGTGAGCACGTGGTATTACATTCTGCTCGAACCTCCGGCATCCAGCACGGTCGTCGTGACGCCCCTGCTGGCCATGCTCTTGACGGGGGCCTTCGGTCTCGTTCTCGTGCGCCGGGCCCAGGATCGCCGGAGAGATGGATGAAGCAACGGGGAAGGGCTCTCAACAGCCGATAGCGCAACAGCTTTCAGTACGGAGGTAAGTCAATGCGATCGCATTTCTGGAACCGCTCGGCCGCCCTCATGGCCGTCGCGGCGATGGCCGCCTGTGGCGGCGGCGATGGTGGTTCGTCGGAAGCGGCGGACGACGCGGGCGAAGCGGCGCCGGCCGCCGCCGCGGTAGACCCATCGACCGTCGGCACCATAGCGGGCATGGCCAACTTCGGCGGGATGGTCCCGACGATGGAGTCCATCGACATGTCGGCCGAGGCGGATTGCGCCGCCGGCTACGGCGCGGAAGGGCCCATGGCCCAGAGCGTCCTCGTGTCCGAAGGCGGCCTCGCCAACGTGTTCGTCTACCTGAGCGAGGGTGTCTCCGGCGCGCCGGCC
Proteins encoded in this region:
- a CDS encoding ABC transporter ATP-binding protein, with product MNPGAAAKPPLVTAEAVAYRYPDGSPALRDLSLEVREGERLALLGPNGSGKSTFLRLLGGDGAPGLRRAPGVDDARQRWLAPDRPALRTWLSGRDNAAVLLELHGAGPGEARATADAWLARFGLEADAGRPAGAYSSGMRRRLALATAFGTAAPLLLLDEPLAGLDPGGRAAFAEALADHAADGGTAVLSAHDPVFAAAHCDRVAFIVDGRCAVVDTPARLLERVGARPRVEIRFAAGRSPDPDTLDPAPEDVRTSVWDESAVILEVEDPSRALPETLAWVLRGGASVASVAVREPSLADAFATLTGRRLEESSE
- a CDS encoding ABC transporter permease — protein: MTIWRLAWRTALRRRRLFLWNVGVPLLLLTPVALSATAAPHRVAVFGVFIVFFGAFGSAIPAVRDARDGWLDEILRTGYSAPRWLLERTLAGTTIDALQLAPAVLVLLWSAGGAGAGPVVLLSALATLWFANLLGPLVAAAVRSLAEAALASAALSLLLLHFAGFFRTPVPGWTSFVAEWNPYAPLRAALTAGTGGMPMDASVWLRSLLVAAGVTFGAAVLASDWSRRLRWPRTP
- a CDS encoding universal stress protein, with the protein product MYREVFVPVDNSRESDWAVDRAIELCARSGGRITGSHVYAARLHDIRFRQLEIGLPAQFQEPAEIRRQRKIHDKLIEKGLQLISDSFLDQLHRRCSEAGVTLTRQLLEGINYEEIINEANRGGGRLPSLIGFDPNIAHNYDGSEKQRADVKLGENGRLVAEDEEQEDKLAGTSGRDYDLVTIGAHGLGRQERSRLGGVVARALRGIEKDALIVRDDRPLEGGRWLVGVDGSAYAYKGLRIALDMAREYGAKVYIASAFDVQYHHVVFHNIKDVLSVQASKVFKFEEQEELHNNIIDKGLLRLCKANIKRAEVMASEYPEVEIETQVLVGKPFDVLLKWAEEIDPSLIVVARHGSHRIEGTDIGSQADNLVALADANILLIGTGNVRPEEIPWIEEDGEAGLEWAPEAEVRILRVPPFALGIARKAVEEFVLEHYGPGSRYAAAFVPNPKDEKQYRAARPPADGDAVAGNGASGTAKVARDALETGAAPSIAEVGEAANGRGNAEKTELWNRDQLPVVTNDRLDEAIKKLLPTHMQLVMGIGDAEELALAEVKADEAMKRTVVETSDADAFEAPLPVMAKCPVTDNQIPRDRTAADPIVWTHEAFERLGRVPLIARPLARNTVERFARDQGMWRVTTVVMDENKDAMIAADEFDLDTMLVMFNELKAKQARAEAAGVDGMSEEMKRFIEEAKASGVTRCPIRDIEQQAADCPVDFKMVSPDDARAAVEKFARTELGDESEADARPASEQGPRAK
- a CDS encoding radical SAM protein — its product is MTGAPLAAEAVANRSPAVPGSLWDGAPAAASPRAEPDAAIPHVVAWNLTRRCNLACAHCYISAGSWHADADELDTAACFRVIDQILETSPSPLLILSGGEPLVRSDLEAIAAYASERGATVTVGTNGTGLTDERIASLKEAGVQGVALSVDSLEPRYHDRFRHGEGALEDTLAAVDRLAEHRLDFLIQFTVTRGNRDELDAIAAWADAKGAVCLNVYFLVETGRGEGMRGLAPEENDELVARLAELQRDFRGRLMIRSKCQPQLMRHVYERDPDSPLLNYRTRCPCGVQYCRITPEGKVTPCPYMPEVAGDLSEASFGEIWREATVFRLLREGEPGGKCGRCEYRALCGGCRARAYAVDGDLLGPDPSCGYEPAPGIAAAIEPRRPVTYGSAVERKLPWSAEASARLNAIPSFVRGVVAQRVEKFARERGHAEVTIDAMTEVRRAMPVDFSKRMPFFARSRRSAGRGDKR
- a CDS encoding cytochrome ubiquinol oxidase subunit I, whose translation is MKRWLTRGVATRGVLLAALALAVAIPLLAQAPGPDYGEFNFLGLDRRGAVWIAAQLHLLFAAFVLGVPMFAVVIEAIGMFGGDEKYDKLAKEFTRLLLVAYSATAIWGAILVFFLSTLYPRFWGYLTAIFAPSMWVYAGLFFLESFTLYLYYYGWDAWKKGAAKKAHWCLGIMLNVWGTIVMFIANGWLTYMMSPPEGLTADTAPQTVQLWSAINNATWMPINIHRLLANVVFGGAIVGAYAAYRFLTSKTDEERAHYDWMGYTGNLIAIGALIVLPFAGYWLGREIYEFSQQMGITMMGGFMSWLWIIQAFLIGILFLAGNYYLWIGMGRIPGAERFQPYIKWMLLVLVLGVIVWATPNTMIADRDEIAAMGGIRHPFLQVLGVMSAKNTAVNLMILTTFLSFLMYRRANKDPVVPWARAGTMLQGAAFALCAVIVVFYGVYGYFVTAIVRIGFSVYQVLAVLATILFVIGIDMAMLRGARSRGEIRWGRMPDRSQYALLILAVTFTWLMGLMGFARSGIRQHWHVYEVIRDTSEQAFTPALGPAATIISICVLIFFALVGLIFWLGGLAERSVYREAEAKVKAGQEGRAALGDPMPAPSLGDVD
- a CDS encoding cytochrome c, with translation MKRHLSHPFWQGAIVIVVSYVAFEWVIGYVLPVIGVASAPVPSSVILQYMLTVLVGIVLYMSADEARWKSFKKPIRETMVAGDRKTLRGILMVALPVLVGWLAYQNVRPSYAAPATLRSVHPAPPNQLTFRGETIELTGLENPLHEEGSMEEHLAVGKRIYVRNCVPCHGDLLDGQGHYAPVFNPVPADFTSSGNLPQLTESYVFWRIVKGGPGLPREGTPWDSAMPAWETILEQDEIWATILYLYDQTGFTPRTWEEEGEGGHE
- a CDS encoding c-type cytochrome, which translates into the protein MMALRCRAFGLLALGGFAILAVTASPPLAAQEDAAAAGKVVYDRWCAECHGETGQGDGSAAASMLPRPRDFTQALYQIRTTGSGQLPTDADIRFAIENGLPGTTMPGWPNLTDGEIDDLIVYLKSFSRFFGQGPAPEPLDFGSDPGGGPAAIEAGAAAYLTMLCEECHGLSGRGDGTSAPTLEDWRGLPIRAADLTEAWVLNGGSSVEDMHTRMLTGLDGTPMPSAIDAMNSGVVSPDEVWQLAHYLASMGPREMPPLREVIRVGRAEGGLPADGGEEAWAGVEAFYFPLSGQVVQLPRNFAPTVDGLWVQGLHDGSDIALRVQWNDPSNSPDPNWDEWQYKITAALDLDGAEPIALDSAGAPAVRPPDAVLLQFPFEPPEGTDRPYFLMGDAREPVYLWTWDSDAGVGAGRGRGLDSVEPLAEDPVTGEATWEEGRWTLYLRRSIEVESDGLDFAEGTPTPIAFQAWDGSSAEVGKRSSVSTWYYILLEPPASSTVVVTPLLAMLLTGAFGLVLVRRAQDRRRDG